The window GGATGCCTCACTCGGGGCGATTCCCCTTTGGGGAAGTCGTGCCAACGCCTGAGCTGGCCCTATCCCCACTATTTTTCCCAGCATTCTGTGTCTCAGCATTAACCCGACCCCCGATCTGGCTCAGCGCCTAGAGGTAGCTGTTCCCAGCTAATTCCGTTTCGATCGGGCTTCAAATTTGGGTTTGCAGCAGTATTGCCGCCGTTGGCCTTTCACAAAGCCAAGGGTTCGCATCGGTATTCACCCACAGTCTGGCCGCTCAGGGCTGCCTGTGGTGCTCGTGATCCACCATGCGATCGCCTGGTTAGGCCACCGTTTTAGGGCCACTGCCGCCCCGACACAGCAAACTTAAGCAACGAAACTAGTTCACAAGTATCAAGGCATGAGGGATCATGTTGAAGCTAACTTATTCCGATGCAGATTTATTGATTGAGCATTTAGATCTCACCGTAGAAGCGATGGTCACCCAGCGCAGCTTAGTAGCTCTGCGGGCCGGACAGCCCCTGGTGGTGCAGCCGGGCTATGGAGCCTTTGCCCTGCCCGCCGACCTACCGGGAATTGCTGCATTCAAAGCTAGAAGTCAGGGGGCGATCGACATTGCCCCCTGCGATATCGACTGGCTCGAAGTCACCCTGCGGGGCACCTGGCTAGCCGACAATGCCGCCAGCGCCGAGGGCATTTTGGTGGTCGAACTTGGCCCCCAACTAGAGTCTCAGCTCGTCGCCCTGTGGCAGCGCAGCCTGAACTGGGTAGCGGCCCCCTGCTCTCAGGGGCGCTAAAAGTTGGGCGGTCTTGACCCCATCGCCCAGGCTTTGCAGTACCGTAGAAAATGAGGGCCGGATAGTTTTTACACTCCATAAAATCCCGACCAGACCAAAGACGCAGAGAAGGAGAGATTGAAATGGCTGACGATGCAACCTACCTCACCCTGACCGCCGACAACTTTGAGGCCGAGGTGATGCAGAGCGATGTGCCGGTGCTGGTCGACTTTTGGGCCGCCTGGTGTGGCCCCTGCCGCATCATGAACCCCATTGTGGAAGAGCTGGCCGAAACCTTTGCCGGTCGGGCTAAGGTCGCCAAGCTCAATGTCGACGAAGAAGACGCCCTGGCCCTCCAGTATCACGTGATGGCCATCCCCACCCTGATCTTCTTTCAGAATGGGGAGCGGGTTGACACCATCGAAGGTGTCGTCTCCAAGGATGACCTGGTGGCTCGGCTAGAGGCGTTGGTAACCGCCGGTTCGGCAGTTTAGACGGCTTTAGTTTTGGGTTGCCCCGCGCAGCACGGCCTCGCCATTGATAAACTCTAGGCCGTCGAGGGTGAGGCCGGCTTGGGGCAGGGCGAGGTTAATGCGCTCGGTGATTTGAGCTGGGTCGAGGCCAGTGAGGCGGGCTACATCGTCTAGCGATAGGTTGACTCGGCCGACTTGAATGCGGGTGTCATCGCCTAGCACTAGGCGGCCGTTGTCTACGCGGGGGCTGCCTTCGATGCCGATGTAGAGGGGGCGATCGCCCAGCATGGGCACGCTGCTCAGGGCCGTCTCTAGAGCTTGCTGAGCCTGGGGCGGCAGCTGTTGGGTGGGTAGGTCGGCAGGGTTGACAACAATGCCGCCGGCGACGCGATCGCCGCGAATCGTGGCGTTTAAACTATCTGCCTCTGGCAGAAACTGAGCCACCTCGGGCGTCTGGGCTATGCCCTCGGCCAGCAGCTGAGTTAGCTCAGCCTCGGTGAGGGAAATTTCAACTCGATTGTCGTCGCCATAGCGTACTCCCTGGCCGCTGGCCAGCTTACTCTCTAGCAGGTTGCCGCTGCCGGTACTGACATCGGCCACGGCTGTATCGGTACCGCTGGTGCTGTACCAGGTCGGCAGGGCCGTAGCCCGGTTCCAATAGAAAGCGGTAGCAGCGGCGGCCCCCGCCGAAAGACCGATCAATAGTGATAGCGCCAGTACAACAGCCTGCTTTGTCCGCATGTCTGACAACCCTCTCCCGGTCGTTTAACAGATATCATCGAGCCAGTCTAGCTCAGCTCTCCCACGCTAGCAAAAAGCTGTGTGGCGATTGCTGTAAAGACCCTAAAGTGGCCTATGGTATTGGTTGTAAAGACGTAGAGAATAGCAGCATGGGCACGACACAAGGGTTCATCCGCAAGGTCATGGGACTAGGACGGCGGGTTGTGGCCCTCTGTGCGATCGCGCTGCTCACTTTTAGTCTGGCTAGCTGCGCCAAACCCGTGCAGCCCACCGAACTGCTGTCAGAGCCTACCCCCCAGTCCAACCGTCTCACCGGGCAAATTGCCGAGGTGTCTCCCCCCGAAACCCTAGAGACCCTCAAGCAAATTATTGACGCCTACACGCCCCAGGTGCGTATTCTAAGCCCCCGCCCCGGCGAAGTGGTAGACGACACCAGCGTCTCGGTGCGACTCCAGGTGCGTGGTCTGCCTCTGTTTAAAGACGACGACTATGAACTCGGCCCCCATCTGCACCTGTTCCTAGACAACGAACCCTACAGAGCTGTCTACGACCTGTCAGAACCTGTTACCTTTGACGGGCTCTCCCCCGGTACCCATACCCTGCGCGTGTTCGCCTCACGCCCCTGGCACGAAAGCTTTAAGAACCAAGGAGCCTTTGACCAGCGCACGTTCCACATCGTGGCCCCCACGCCTCAAAACGAGCTCAATGCTAAGGCTCCCCTGCTCACCTACAGCCGGCCTCAGGCGACCTACGGGGCCGAGCCAATCATGCTCGACTTTTATCTCACCAATGCGCCTCTGCACATGAGCGCCCAGGCAGAGGCCGACGATGATCTGCACGACTGGCGCATTCGCTGCACCGTCAACGACCAAAGCTTTGTGTTTGACCAATGGCAGCCCATTTGGCTCAAGGGCTTTAAGCCGGGACGCAATTGGGTGCAGCTTGAACTGATTGACGAAAGCGGCAACCCTATCGACAACCGCTTTAACAATACCGTGCGCATCATCGACTATCAGCCCGGCGGCAGCGACACACTCTCTCGCCTAGTGCGCGGTGAACTGGGTCTGAAGGACGTGGCAGGAATTATCGACCCCACCTACGTGCCCCCAGCCCCCCCAGCTCCGGAGCCGACAATTGAGACCCCCGAGTCAGAACCTCAGCCTCCCTCCGCTGAAATAGAAACGCCAGGGCAAAATGCTCCTGAGCCTGGGACTACTCAACCAGAAATCGCTGCTCCAGAGTCATCCCAATCTGAAGCGCAGGAGCAACCCGCACCTGAATCAACTGCTCCAGACACCGCCACCCAAGGTCTTCCCCCAGTTGAACCTGAAGATGAGACGCCGCCCACGCCATTGCTTCTGCCAGAGAAATCAATAGAGTCAGAGGCGGCTAAGGAAGATCAACTTATGCTAGAAGACGATAGCACTGGGAAGGATGCCGAAGAGGATAGCCTGGAGTTTGAGCGCCCTGTTGAAGAAGCCCCTGCCTCGATCGCACCTGAGTCAAAAGATGCCATTGAGGATATGGTGCCCCCAGCAGATTTAGAGATTCCTCCCGTGCTGTCGCCCCAGGTAGAGCCCGAGCCTGTACCCGTGCTCCCAACTCCCCCCGCAATCTCAGAACCTACTCCAGAACCCAGCCCAAAAGGGTTGCTTAATCGTTTTAAGCAGTGGCGCAACCCAGCCAATTCGCCCTCCGCGCCCGCTAACCCCACCCCAAACACACCAGAAGATACCTTCGATCAGCTTCCCCAGGCCACGCCTGTCCCAGATGGGTTGTCTAACCCAGAGGCTGATGCAGCCCCTGAGCTACCTAGCGTAAGACCCGAGGAGGACGAGCCTACCGAGCCTTCTCTAGGTGAGGAACAAGCAGAGCCCAGCCCGCCCAGCACCGAAAAAGCCCCTGAGGCAGATTCCCCAGAGGCCGAGACCGACGAGCCTACGGAGTTGCCCCGCATTGAGCAGCCTAAGGTTGCGCCGCGATCGCCCCTAGTCCCAGAGGCGCGTCCGTTTATTTAGCTTGCTAATTTATTAATCGCAGCGTTAAGGGATATCGATAGGCTGTCCCTTCGTTAGCCTTAACTGCCGCTAAAATGACCAAAACTAACCAGGCGATGCCCAAAACAATCATTAAAGGAATCCCAACTAGCACAAAAATCAATACCCCTGCAACCACCATATAGATGGTCATGGAGATATTGAAGTTGAGCGCTTCCTTAGCTTGGTCATTGACGAAGGACATTTCGTCGCGCTTAACCAGCCAAATGACGAGAGGCCCAATAATATTGCCAAAGGGAAGAACAAAGCCAGACAGAGCGCTGAGGTGAGCAAGCATAGCCCACATGCGCGATTCTGGGTTGGAGTCGAGCTGGTTCATGGTGGTGGCAGAATGGAATAATCTGCCGCCAAGCTAACTTAAAAAGCAGGATAGACGCTCTATCCTGCTTACAAAATGTAGTATTCAGTTGCTGAATACAGACGAGGCAAACCCACAAGGGCCCATGAACATCGCCCTAGCACTTTACTCTTCGTCGTCGTCCTCTTCATCGTTGGGATACACAAAGCTAGTAGACCGCCCGGTGAGCACAGACTTGCCGAGGGACATGGCTTTCTTAGCCTGAAGCGCTGCGGTGCGCTTCCAGGTGGCGCGACGCTGGTCACGCTTTTGTTTGGAGGTTTTCTTCTTGGGAACCGCCATGACAGCAATACTTTAAGACTTCACAACCTTTCAAGCATAGGGCAAGAGGCTATTCTATGCAATTTTATTTTTCTGTCTAGCCCTGCGGAGCTCAACTACGCCTAGAACGATTGTCCCAGCGTTAGAGTTGATCGCCCGCATCCTCATCGCCGACCAAGTACCTAGCCGCTTCAAAGTAATCCGCCCATTGCGGTACATCGGGCAGGAGCTGCCACTCGCTGCGGCTGACCGGCACCGTAAGAATGGGGACAGAAATGCCCTGGTTGTCGCCAATGACGGTAACAATGACGTCGGTCATCAGCACATCGGCGTCGAAGCTGCGCTGAATGGCGGCCCGAGCGATAATTTCGGAGCGCTGCACTAGAGTTTCAAAACTTTCGCCCTGTTCGCGCACCAGGTAAAGGTTGACGCGCGACGTGTAGGCTTGGGCTGCGGGTGGGGTAACCAACGACGGCAGGGCCACACTCCCTAAACCCACCAACGCAGCTAGGGTGAATCGTGCTCCCAGAGACGCAATGTTGGACGGCCTATTGTGTCTTTTAGCGCGCCCATTTTTTAAAAGAGACATCAATTCCATGGACTGCTGCTCCACACATCCTCGCGGGATGTCCAAAAAGTGCTTTAACTCTAGCTATAGAGCCGCCAATCGTCAATTAAGAATTGTCGCCGTCTAGGGTTGCCGGTCTGAGCTTCCGTTTGGCCGAGCAGGCGCTACTATGGCAGGGGAATTTTTATCCCTCAACTCTGCAGTACGAGAGGCATTCAAAAGGCATGGCAAGCCACTGGCCCGTGATCGTTGGCATCAATCAATATCAATCGCTTCAGCCCCTGATGTACGCCCAGTTTGATGCCCTCGAACTGCGAGACTTTTTGGTGGCCGAGGTGGGATTGCCGGCCCAGTATTGCTCGCTGCTGACGGATATTTCGGCGGTGGTCTATGAGGGGGCGGCTGCGCCAACCCGCGAGGTGATGCTGCAACGGTTGGCCCAGAGCTGCGATCGCGCTGGCCCCGAAGATACCGTGTGGTTTTTCTTTAGCGGCTACGGGGTGCTGTGGCAGGGGAAAGATTACCTACTGCCCATTGATGCTGACCCCAATCGCATTGAGCAAACCGGCATTTTGGTAGAAACGCTGCTGAATCAATTGGCCCAGGGGAATCAGCGCCAATCCATCGTCATGCTCGACATGAACCGGCCTCAGAGCGCTCTCAGCCCTGCTCCTGGGGGCAGCAACCTAGGCGATCAAACCCTGTCTCTGGCTAAAAGTCTGGAGATTCCTCTGGTGCTCTCCTGCCAGCCCAACCAGTTTTCTCAGGAGACGCTGGCGGTGCGCCACGGGCTATTTACCGAGGCCCTGATTGAAGGCATGCGGTTCCACGGCTGTTTGACCTTGGCGCAATTGGTGAGTTACCTGCGCGATCGCGTGCCTGAGCTGTGCCAGCACCACTGGCGACCGGTGCAAAATCCTGTGGCATTGGTGCCTGCTGGCCAGCAGTACGCCATGCTCGTACCCCCAAGCCTGGTGGGCCAAATGCCCGTTGGCGTCATGCCCCCGCCTGAGATCTTGTCAGAACCTCAGCCAGAGCCAGAAATTGCCTTGCCGGTAGAGCCGAGTCCAGGCTGGTCGGTTTACCCAGCTCTGGTGCCTATAGATCCGCCCAACAATGAATTTGCTAAGCCTTGGCCACCGACCCAGCCGCTAGAACCGAAGCTGCTGCCGGGAGTTCTGCCTGAGGCCACGAAGCCGTCCGCTCCGAGTCAACCAACTGCCTCTAGCCTGGTGCCCTGGCAGCGCTGGGGAATTTTGGTAGCGGGCCTCCTGCTGCTCGGTGTGCTGTGGCGCAACCAAGAGAGCTTTGTGGGGGGAGGTTCTGCCACCGCGCCATCCGTCGTCCCCCCTACCGATGGGGCTGTTGTGGGGGGAGTTGCCAATCCTGCTGCTGAGACGGTTGGGGAACCCCTATTTCCAGGAACGGCTGCGAGTGGTGCCGAGGCCCTAGCACGAGCTAGAACGGCCCTTGACCAGCGTCAGTTTGGCGAGGCGCTGAGCTGGCTAACCCAAATTCCTGAGGGCGAACGTCCTGAAGATTACGAAGCCCTGGTTGACCAAGCTGAAATGGGCTATACCAACGCTGAGCTGTCGGGGGGGGCTGCCCTCAACCAGGCCCGCCGTCTGATTGAGCCGGTTTCGGCCTCCCTCTTTAACGATGCTATTGAGCAGGCTCGGCAGGTGCCTGTTGGGGATCCGGCCTATGACCAGGCTCAGGCTGATATTGAGCGCTGGAGTTTGGTAATTTTAGACCTTGCCGAAGGTCGAGCCGCTGCAGGTGATTTAGATGCAGCCATTTCGGCCGCCCGCCTTGTGCCTGAAGACCAGGGTGAGACCTGGGGACAGGCCCAGGCTCAAATTCAAAAGTGGGAGCAGAGTCGAATCAACCGGCAGCTGCTGCAAGAGGCCCAGAGCTTACTGCAGCCCGACCAGGCCACCTCGTTTCAGTCGGCGATCGCGATCGCTCAGCAAATTCCCCCCGACTACCCCGAGTCGGCGATCGCCCAGGAGCGTATCGATCAGTGGAGCCGAGATATTTTGGCGATCGCCCGCGCCCGCGCTGCCTCTGGCCAGCTTCCCAGCGCCATCTCTGCCGCGGGCCTAGTGCCCCCAGGTACTAGCGCCTATGAGCAGGCTCAGCAGGAGATTCAGCAGTGGCAGGGGCAGTGAGGGTAGGGGGTGGATGGGTGGGAGGGTAAATGGGTAGAGGGTAAATGGGTAAGGAGTTTATGCTTGAGACAATGCACTGCTAATAAATCACATTCAAATCCAGCTCTACTAATCCTCTTACCCCAGACCCATCCACCCCCCTACCCCTTTACTCCTTAACCCATGTTTTCTCCCCCCAACCGCATTGCCCCCGGTCCTGGTCAAGAATCCGTCTGGGATTACCCGCGTCCGCCCCGTTTAGAAGACTCGACTCGGCACATTCGCGTGGTGTTTAACGGTGTGGTGATTGCCGATTCGCGGCGCACCAAGCGGGTGCTAGAGACTAGCCATCCGCCGACATACTACATTCCTCCTGAGGATGTACAGATGCAGTATTTTCAGCCGGTACCCCGCTCGACGTTCTGCGAATGGAAAGGGGCAGCGGTGTATTTCACTGTAGCGGTGGGCGAACGGGTGGCCGAGCAGGTTGCCTGGGCCTATCCTCAGCCTACGGAAGCGTTCGAGAGCATTGCCAACTACATCGCCCTCTACCCCAGCCGCATGGAAGCCTGCTACGTCGATGATGAGCTGGTGAAGTCCCAGCCTGGCGACTTCTACGGCGGCTGGATTACCTCAGATATCGTTGGCCCCTTTAAAGGCGACCCCGGCACCTGGGGATGGTAATTCGGGTGGGCTATCCCTTACTCATCCACCCATCCACCCATCCACCTACTCCTCCCCCGTCTCCGAGCTACAGGTCGGCGCAATCCCCAAGTTGTCGCGGCTGGTGGTCATAATATCCACCGTGCGCTTAAGCTTGGCTTCTAAAAATTGCTTGTGATCGAGTAGCTGGCGCAGCTTTTGGTGACGGGCGATCGCCAAACTAATCGTGGACAGTTGCTCGGGTGGGCAGGGAAAGTACTGCACCCGACCGTCAGAGTCGAGGCTGCACAGACGATAGCCAGGACGGCCCAGATCGGTGCCGGCAGGGGCCGACTGCTCTTGGGGTGACTCTAGCGATTGACACAGCTGCTCGACGTAGCTGGAGAGGGCTTGGGGGTCGCCATGGCGCAGCAGGGCAGCATCGAGGGCAGCGGCTTGGCCAAGGTGCTCATCTACGGTCTCGAGCCAGCCATCGACGATCGGCCCTTCCATATAGAGGGTCTGAATGCGATGCACTGTCTGTTTTAGGTCTTGGTGCCAGGCTTCTACTGCCATTTGAATGTCTTGCAGCACCTTAACTGCTAAGGCTGGGTTGGCGTCGTGGCGGTGGCGGCTAAAGGTTGGCGATTTGCGGCGCGGTAGCAGGGGCAAATGCGAGAGCTGAGCCTGCACTGGAAAGGGAGCTAGGTGGGCCGGGGCATTCATAGCCTGGAGCACCGGCTTGGAATCAGCGCCGCTAGCAGGAGTATCGGCGCTGGCGGGCCTGCTGACACCGATGGTAAATGAAACTGGCCGTTGAGCAGAACGTCCTTCCCCGGCACCCACAGTAGGGGAGGGCACTGCAGAAAACTCAGCAGAATCAAACGAGTTGTCCATAGGGCATAAGAGAGACTGAGTCAGGCGGATGAGGGTAGATCAGGAACTGACTTGGGAAATGATTGCCCTGGATCAAATGGTTTGAAGGGCAGAGTTAGGCACCATCTGCTCCAATTTATACCTGAATAGTCAGGTTTAGACCAGCAAAAAGGTTTGCAGGATATAAAGTTTAGAAACTTTCAAATTGCAACCTTAACAACAATTGTTCTAGCTTTTGAACATTTCCTGAGCCCAACTTAGACGTTTAAGGCCCTAGGAAAATCGCTCCTGGCAAAGCTGGCGGAAGTGTTCGCCCCGCTGCTCAAAGTTGGGATACTGATCAAAGCTGGCACAGGCGGGGGAAAGCAGCACAACTGAGGCCCCCAGGGATGGGGCTACCTCAGCACCCCGCTCCACTGCTCGCTCCATGTTCTCGACAATGGCGTAGTTGCGGTAGCCTGCGGTCTCTAGGCGCTGGGCAAACTGGGGGGCGGCGTCGCCAATCAGCAGCACGGTGGCGGCCCGTTCGTGAATGCGCTGCACCCAGGCGGTGTCGTCGCCTTCCTTAGCTTCGCCACCGGCAATCAGCACGGCTGGGGCCTCTACCGATCGCAGCCCCACCTCAGCCGCATCGTAGTTAGTCGCCTTTGAATCATTGATGAAATCAATCCCCTGCCAGGTGCAGATGTGCTCTAGCCGATGGGGCACGCCGGGGAAGGTGGTCACTCCAGAGGCGATCGCCTCTGCATCCAGCTCTGCCAAGCAAGCTGCCGTGACCGCCAGCAGCAGATTTTGCTGGTTGTGGTCACCCACCATGCGTAAGGCATCGGCCCGCACGATAGGAATGCCTTCAAACTTTACCCAACCCTCGTCGATGTAGGCGGTGGGTCGCAGGGGCGCAATGGCCCGCTTCCCTGCGGCGCTCGTCCAGTAGGCAGAGGGAAACTCCTCCGGCATGTGCTGGCGCAGGTAGGGGTCGTCGCCGTTGAACACCGCCAGCTCTGAGCGGTGCATCAGCGTGGCTTTGATCTGGGCGTAGTTCTCGACGGTGCCGTGGCGCTGCAGGTGGTCGGGGGTGAGCGTAGTCCACAGGCCAATTTGCGGAGCCAGGGTAGCCGAGGCCTCAATCTGGTAGCTGCTCAGCTCGGCAATCACCCAGTCGGGCACCGTTGATTCTAGGGCCAGTTCGCAGGCGGCATAGCCAATGTTGCCGCAGGCGGGCGCATTGAGCCCAGCGGCCTGGAAGATGGCGGCGGTCAGGGCCGTGGTAGTGGTTTTGCCGTTGGTACCGGTAATGCCGACCCAAGGGCGATCTTGCAAGAACCGCCAGGCCAGCTCGGTTTCGCCAATGACTTCCAATCCGTTCTCGCGGGCGGCTACCAGGGCGGGGCTATCCCACGGCACGCCGGGGCTGACCACTAGCAGGTTGGTGCGGCTATCGGGCACAAAGCTGTAGTCGAGCAGTACGGTGATGCCGTCCTGGCGTAGGGCTTCCTGCTGGGTGACTAGGGCGGGGCTGGTGCCGCGATCGCTCAGCACTACCTGCCAGCCTTCGCGGTGCAGCAGCCGCGCTGCCGCTACTCCTGACTTACCCAGACCAATTACATGGGCGTTTTTCATGGCATCGCTATCCCTTAACGATAGCGCCAAAGTCGCCCAGTACCAGGGCGTGGTTGCGCAGCAGCCCCAGCAGGTTGAGGCGGTTTTGCCGCACCGCTGGCTCGTCGGCCATCACCAGCACGCTGTCGGGGCCATCAAAGAAGCCGCTGACCACCGGGGCTACCTGCTCTAGGCCCGCCACCAACCGGTCGTAGTCACGGCTAGCCTGGGCTGCCTGGGTCTGGGGCACCAGGGTTTTGAGCGCTGCCAAGAAGGCATGCTCGGCCTTAGCCTCTAGCTTGACCTCAGCAATCACGCCCTCGGGGTCGAGCACATTGGTGTCGAGGGTGCCCTGGGCGGCCAGGCGGGTGGCCCGGTTTACGGTTTCGTAGACCTTATCCATGCGGCCGTTACGGCGCATAGCTTGCAAGAACAGGGCGCGATCCTTGACATCTAGCGGATCGCTGAGGGCGCGATCGCTCAGTACCGCGTTCACCAAGTCGTAGTCGATGCCCTGCTCGTCTTGCAGCAGCGTCTGCACCCGCTGCAAGAAAAAGTCGTGGAGCTGGGTGCGCAGCGCTTCGGGGGCGTTGATCGCCAGGGTTGGATCCTGAGCAAAGTCTTGCACCACGGTATCGAGCAGTTTCGCCAAATTTAGGGGCAGCCCCGCCGCCCAGATAATATTTAGCACCGCGTTGGCGGCCCGCCGCAGGGCGAAGGGGTCTGAGGAGCCCGTGGGCAGCTGGCCAGTGCTAAAAATGCCAACTAGAGTGTCGAGGCGATCGGCAATGCCCACCACCTGCCCGGCCAGGGTTTGGGGCAGGCTATCCTGTGCGCCCTTTGGCAAATAGTGCTCGACAATGGCGGTGGCTACGGCCTCCGGCTCGCCGCTGTGGAGGGCATACTTTTGCCCCATCACCCCCTGGAGTTCGGGAAACTCGCCCACCATTTGGGTGACCAGGTCGGCCTTACACAGATAGGCGGCGCGGCGAATATGCTGGCGGGGCTGAGCTCCTAGGTTGAGCTGGTCGCAGAGGTGGTCGGCCACGGTGCCAATCCGCTTTACCTTGGCGGCCATGGAGCCCAGCCGTTCTTCAAAAGTGACGGTTTCGAGCTTGGCCACAAAGGCGTCGAGGGGCTGGGCGCGATCGGCGTCGAAGAAAAACTTGCCGTCGGAAAGGCGGGCGCGAATCACCCGAGCGTTGCCCTCGGCGATAATTGCGTTTTTGCTGGGGTCGCCGTTGGAGATGGTGATAAAGCTAGGCATCAGCGCCAACCCTTCGGCCTTCTGCTTCAGCGGAAAGTAGCGCTGGTGGCTCTCCATTTCGATGATGGCGACCTCTGGCGGCAGGTCGAGAAATTCGGTGTCGAACTTGCCCACGACGGCGGTGGGCCATTCCACCAGATTAGTGACTTCGTCGAGCAGGGCAGCAGAAATCATCGGCACGCCCCCCAGGGACTTGGCCTTCTCCTCGACCTGGTGCTGAATTAGCAGGCAACGGGCGGCGGGGTCGATTTCAACGTAGGCGTCGCGCAGTGCCTCGACGTAGTCTTGGGCGCGACGTAGTGGTACGGGCTCAGGGTGCAGCACGCGGTGACCCTGAGAGATGCGATCGCTCGTACAGACCAGCGACCCATTCTCGAGGGTGATGGGCAGCACCTCGTTATCCATCAGCGCCACCAGCCAGCGAATCGGGCGCGGAAAGCGCAGGTCGCCGTCGCCCCAGCGCATAAACCGCTTGCCCTCCAGCCCCAAAATCCACTGGGGAATCAGCTCGGTCAAAATATCGGTGGCCGCCCGCCCCCGAATCTCTTGATTGACAAACACAAACGATCCCTTGTCGGTGTCGCGCACCTCTAGGGCAGATACATCTACGCCCCTAGATTTAGCAAAGCCCTCGGCGGCTTTAGTCGGCTGACCATCCTTAAAGGCCGCCTGGGCCGGGGGGCCTTTGACCTCTTCCTGGCGATCGGGCTGGCGCACGGGCAGCCCGTCGAGCATCACCGCCAGGCGGCGGGGGGTGCCATAGAAGCGCACCGCTTCGGGGGCTAGAGCTTGCTCTGTCAATTCGGCAGGAATCCGGGTCTGCCACTGGTGGAGGGCATCGCTAACGAAACTGGCGGGCAGTTCTTCGGTGCCAACTTCCAGTAAAAATGTCGCCATAGAGTAGAGGTATGAGTTAACCGGGCATGATCTCGGGGGCCGTCTTGAGCACTGTACCGGGCTAAGCTATGCCGTGTTTACAGGATAGCTAGCTCAGCGGCCCGAATTTTTAGTCTCCCCAGTCTATCAAGCTTTTTGCTCAGGGCCGCTGTATTGATAGGTAGTCAAATAGCCATGACCTTTGACCATCACCTGGCCCACTTCTTCAAAGGTATAGCGGTGTTTGAGGTGCTGGTAAGTCGCCTCGGTAATTTGAATTTTGCCCGGCACGCCGTGGGACTCCATGCGGCTGGCGATATTGACAGCATCGCCCCAGAGGTCGTAGCTAAACTTTTTAATGCCAATCACTCCGGCCACCACCGGCCCAGTGTTGATGCCAATGCGCAGCTCAAACTTTTGCCCATCGTTGCGGGTGATGTGGGCGGCCGCTTCCTGCATAGCCAAGGCCATTTCCATGATGGCCTCGGCATGGTCTGGTCTGGGCAAAGGCAGCCCCCCCACTACCATGTAGGCATCGCCGATAGTCTTGATTTTCTCTAGCTGGTACTGCTCGGCCAGGCGATCGAAGGCCGAGAAAATCTGATTGAGCCAGTTGACCAGCTCTAGGGGGCTAATCTGAGCGGCCAGGGGAGTGAAGTTAACAATGTCGGCAAACAAAATCGTGACGTCGTCGAAGCGCTCGGCCAACGACCCCTCGAGCTGTTTGAGCTTGTCGACCACCGCCCGCGGCAGAATGTTTAACAATAGCTGCTCTGACTTTTGCTGCTCCAGGCGTAGGGCCTGCTGGGCCTGTTCGCGCTCCTGCATTTCTTGCTGAAGCTGAAGATTTTGAGCCTGCAAAAGCTGGGCTTGGCGGCGCAGAGCCTTTTGCAGATCGGCCAAGAGGTTAGTGGCGCTGCCCGCCGAGACCGCCCGCTGTGCCTGCTGCCGCAGCCGTCGCTGCATGCGGTGGGTGGTCACCTGGGCCTTAATGCGGGCGGCGGCCTCTTCAACCCAGAGAGCCTGGTCTATGTAGTCGACCACGCCAAATTCAAAGGCCCGCAGGCGTCGAGCCAGGGCCTGATCTCGGCCAATTACGGCTATGGCTACCTGGCGAGTGAGGGGCCGTTTTTTGAGGCGGTGACACAGCCGCATAGCGGCCGTATCAAACTGCTCTAGTGCTAGCAAAATTAGGTCGGGAGGAGTTGCTTCGGCTGCCGCAATGATGTCGTCTTCGCCAGTGGCCTGGTGCACCTCGTAGCCCGCGGCTCGTAGCACGTCTAATAACTCCACCAGAGGC is drawn from Leptolyngbya subtilissima AS-A7 and contains these coding sequences:
- a CDS encoding adenylate/guanylate cyclase domain-containing protein → MTNASPDSGAIPGIILVAPVADSPLGPLVELLDVLRAAGYEVHQATGEDDIIAAAEATPPDLILLALEQFDTAAMRLCHRLKKRPLTRQVAIAVIGRDQALARRLRAFEFGVVDYIDQALWVEEAAARIKAQVTTHRMQRRLRQQAQRAVSAGSATNLLADLQKALRRQAQLLQAQNLQLQQEMQEREQAQQALRLEQQKSEQLLLNILPRAVVDKLKQLEGSLAERFDDVTILFADIVNFTPLAAQISPLELVNWLNQIFSAFDRLAEQYQLEKIKTIGDAYMVVGGLPLPRPDHAEAIMEMALAMQEAAAHITRNDGQKFELRIGINTGPVVAGVIGIKKFSYDLWGDAVNIASRMESHGVPGKIQITEATYQHLKHRYTFEEVGQVMVKGHGYLTTYQYSGPEQKA
- the glyS gene encoding glycine--tRNA ligase subunit beta; the encoded protein is MATFLLEVGTEELPASFVSDALHQWQTRIPAELTEQALAPEAVRFYGTPRRLAVMLDGLPVRQPDRQEEVKGPPAQAAFKDGQPTKAAEGFAKSRGVDVSALEVRDTDKGSFVFVNQEIRGRAATDILTELIPQWILGLEGKRFMRWGDGDLRFPRPIRWLVALMDNEVLPITLENGSLVCTSDRISQGHRVLHPEPVPLRRAQDYVEALRDAYVEIDPAARCLLIQHQVEEKAKSLGGVPMISAALLDEVTNLVEWPTAVVGKFDTEFLDLPPEVAIIEMESHQRYFPLKQKAEGLALMPSFITISNGDPSKNAIIAEGNARVIRARLSDGKFFFDADRAQPLDAFVAKLETVTFEERLGSMAAKVKRIGTVADHLCDQLNLGAQPRQHIRRAAYLCKADLVTQMVGEFPELQGVMGQKYALHSGEPEAVATAIVEHYLPKGAQDSLPQTLAGQVVGIADRLDTLVGIFSTGQLPTGSSDPFALRRAANAVLNIIWAAGLPLNLAKLLDTVVQDFAQDPTLAINAPEALRTQLHDFFLQRVQTLLQDEQGIDYDLVNAVLSDRALSDPLDVKDRALFLQAMRRNGRMDKVYETVNRATRLAAQGTLDTNVLDPEGVIAEVKLEAKAEHAFLAALKTLVPQTQAAQASRDYDRLVAGLEQVAPVVSGFFDGPDSVLVMADEPAVRQNRLNLLGLLRNHALVLGDFGAIVKG